From Litoreibacter janthinus, a single genomic window includes:
- a CDS encoding alpha/beta hydrolase gives MKCVSDIVYDPRHQLALDLYLPDSLTADACVIYAHGGGFRRGHRAHVETGHFALKLTEAGFAMASISYRLRTENDAFSEEDVAHIEAQIARTEKVGLTLSPNLYGASFMAAMEDMSNAIEYLWVEGERLGIASRKLGVLGISAGGIAGLALAYPPMPWVRRVSRPDTVVAISSAIVQPWRLEPDGPPCLMFHGPNDRIIDLSNAQLGAARAQQVGAPVTLIDTKVKGHVTQVDEVLDGIHPDGTPYMQMVIDQFARLRDDD, from the coding sequence ATGAAATGTGTCTCAGACATAGTATACGACCCGCGCCATCAACTGGCGCTCGACCTTTATCTTCCTGACAGCCTGACTGCCGATGCCTGCGTGATTTATGCGCATGGCGGCGGTTTCCGCCGCGGACATCGGGCGCACGTGGAGACTGGTCATTTTGCATTGAAATTGACCGAAGCCGGATTTGCCATGGCATCGATCAGCTACCGACTTCGGACAGAAAACGACGCGTTTTCGGAAGAAGATGTTGCTCATATCGAAGCGCAAATTGCGCGAACCGAGAAGGTCGGTTTGACCCTTTCGCCAAATCTCTATGGCGCATCTTTCATGGCGGCGATGGAGGATATGTCCAATGCGATCGAATATCTTTGGGTCGAAGGTGAACGCCTTGGTATCGCCTCGCGCAAATTGGGAGTTCTGGGAATTTCGGCTGGAGGTATCGCTGGATTGGCTTTGGCTTATCCTCCGATGCCTTGGGTTCGCCGTGTTTCTCGGCCGGACACAGTCGTGGCGATCTCTTCCGCTATTGTTCAGCCGTGGCGGCTTGAGCCGGATGGGCCACCGTGTTTGATGTTTCACGGCCCCAATGACCGGATCATTGACCTGAGCAACGCGCAATTGGGCGCTGCACGCGCCCAGCAAGTCGGCGCACCTGTTACCTTGATAGATACCAAGGTGAAGGGGCACGTGACGCAAGTGGACGAGGTTCTGGATGGCATCCACCCCGACGGCACGCCCTAT